A single region of the Hippopotamus amphibius kiboko isolate mHipAmp2 chromosome 6, mHipAmp2.hap2, whole genome shotgun sequence genome encodes:
- the NRROS gene encoding transforming growth factor beta activator LRRC33 isoform X1, producing MPGTGSFCWECVAGLWDVLLLPAASLSSVHSAALEMELLPLWLCLGFHFLTVEWRNSSGSVTAASQGGCAWLDGVADCRGRNLASVPGGLPRSSRTLVLDGNPLGGLWNDSLQPYPLLEGLSLRGCRLERVDRGALQQQARLRSLALPDNRLCRAYEGAAAALRGPRGLRRLDLAGNALTETMVALLLRNLSSLEAVSLARNSIMRLDDAVFEGLGRLRELDLQRNYIFEIEGGALDGLAELRHLNLAYNNLPCVVDFGLTRLRSLNLSHNALEWFLASGAEAAFELEVLDLSHNQLLFFPLLPPRSKLHTLLLRDNNVGFYGDLYNSSAPEEMVAQFLLVDGNVTSVTTVSLWEEFSAGDLSGLHLLDLSQNQLRYLPDGFLEKMPSLSRLNLSRNCLAALRIREREPPGALAELDLSRNRLSELRCGPGPGCLRGLRSLNLSSNQLLGVPAGLFANARQLATVDMSRNPIALCPRPGGAPGCVDFRNAASLRSLALEGCGLGPLRGRAFQGTALTRLDLSGNRGVLNGSTAPLGATAPTLQVLALRDAGLRASHKELDFSRFRSLRDLDLSGNALSSFPSFGASPALRSLDLRRNALTALPQRALAERLPASLRTVYLSQNPYDCCAVHDWAALRRLHAVADLALVTCNLSSRVIRLTELPGGVPQVCKWERVDMGLLYLVLILPSCLTLLVACTVLFLTFRKPLLQVIKSRCHWPSVY from the exons ATGCCGGGAACTGGCTCTTTCTGCTGGGAGtgcgtggcaggcctctgggATGTCCTTCTCTTACCCGCTGCCTCCTTGTCCTCTGTCCACAGTGCTGCACTCGAGATGGAGTTACTGCCCCTCTGGCTCTGCCTGGGTTTTCACTTCTTGACAGTGGAATGGAGGAACAGCAGCGGATCGGTCACGGCCGCTTCCCAAGGGGGCTGTGCCTGG CTGGACGGAGTCGCTGACTGTCGCGGGCGGAACCTCGCTTCGGTGCCCGGCGGGCTGCCGCGCTCCTCGCGGACGCTCGTCCTGGACGGCAACCCGCTCGGGGGCCTGTGGAACGACTCGCTGCAGCCGTACCCGCTGCTGGAGGGGCTCAGCCTGCGCGGCTGCCGCCTGGAGCGCGTGGACCGCGGCGCCCTCCAGCAGCAGGCCCGCCTGCGCAGCCTGGCGCTGCCCGACAACCGGCTCTGCCGCGCCTACGAGGGCGCGGCGGCCGCGCTGCGCGGCCCGCGGGGGCTGCGCCGGCTGGACCTGGCGGGGAACGCGCTGACGGAGACCATGGTGGCCCTGCTGCTGCGCAACCTCTCCTCGCTGGAGGCCGTGTCGCTGGCCAGGAACAGCATCATGAGGCTCGACGACGCCGTCTTCGAGGGCCTGGGCCGCCTCAGGGAGCTGGACCTGCAGAGGAACTACATCTTCGAGATCGAGGGCGGCGCCCTGGACGGCCTGGCCGAGCTGAGGCACCTCAACCTGGCCTACAACAACCTGCCCTGCGTGGTGGACTTCGGCCTCACGCGGCTGCGGTCCCTCAACCTCAGCCACAACGCGCTGGAGTGGTTCCTGGCGTCGGGGGCCGAGGCCGCCTTCGAGCTGGAGGTGCTGGACCTCTCGCACAACCAGCTGCTGTTCTTCCCCCTGCTGCCCCCGCGCAGCAAGCTGCACACGCTGCTGCTGCGGGACAACAACGTGGGCTTCTACGGGGACCTGTACAACAGCTCGGCGCCCGAGGAGATGGTGGCCCAGTTCCTGCTCGTGGACGGCAACGTGACCAGCGTCACCACCGTCAGCCTCTGGGAGGAGTTCTCGGCCGGCGACCTGTCCGGCCTGCACCTGCTGGACCTGAGCCAGAACCAGCTGCGGTACCTGCCGGACGGCTTCCTGGAGAAGATGCCCTCGCTCTCGCGCCTGAACCTCAGCCGCAACTGCCTGGCGGCGCTGCGCATCCGCGAGCGGGAGCCGCCGGGCGCGCTGGCCGAGCTGGACCTGAGCCGGAACCGGCTGTCGGAGCTGCGCTGCGGCCCCGGGCCGGGCTGCCTGCGGGGCCTCCGCTCCCTCAACCTGAGCTCCAACCAGCTCCTGGGGGTCCCCGCCGGCCTCTTCGCCAACGCCAGGCAGCTGGCCACGGTGGACATGAGCCGCAACCCCATCGCGCTGTGCCCGCGGCCGGGCGGCGCCCCGGGCTGCGTGGACTTCCGGAACGCGGCGTCGCTGCGGAGCCTGGCGCTGGAGGGCTGCGGGCTGGGGCCGCTGCGGGGCCGCGCCTTCCAGGGCACCGCGCTCACGCGCCTGGACCTGTCCGGCAACCGCGGGGTGCTGAACGGCAGCACCGCGCCGCTCGGGGCCACGGCGCCCACGCTGCAGGTGCTGGCGCTCCGGGACGCGGGCCTGCGCGCCTCCCACAAGGAGCTGGACTTCTCGCGCTTCCGCAGCCTGAGGGACCTGGACCTGTCGGGCAACGCGCTGAGCAGCTTCCCGAGCTTCGGGGCCAGCCCGGCCCTGCGGAGCCTGGACCTCCGCCGCAACGCGCTCACGGCGCTCCCGCAGAGGGCGCTGGCCGAGCGGCTGCCGGCCAGCCTGCGCACCGTCTACCTCAGCCAGAACCCCTACGACTGCTGCGCGGTGCACGACTGGGCCGCGCTGCGGCGGCTGCACGCCGTCGCCGACCTGGCCCTGGTCACCTGCAACCTCTCCTCCAGGGTCATCCGTCTGACGGAGCTGCCCGGAGGCGTCCCTCAGGTGTGCAAGTGGGAGCGCGTAGACATGGGGCTGCTGTACCTCGTGCTCATCCTCCCCAGCTGCCTCACGCTGCTGGTGGCCTGCACCGTCCTCTTCCTCACTTTCCGCAAGCCTCTGCTGCAGGTGATCAAGAGCCGCTGCCACTGGCCCTCGGTGTACTGA
- the NRROS gene encoding transforming growth factor beta activator LRRC33 isoform X2: MELLPLWLCLGFHFLTVEWRNSSGSVTAASQGGCAWLDGVADCRGRNLASVPGGLPRSSRTLVLDGNPLGGLWNDSLQPYPLLEGLSLRGCRLERVDRGALQQQARLRSLALPDNRLCRAYEGAAAALRGPRGLRRLDLAGNALTETMVALLLRNLSSLEAVSLARNSIMRLDDAVFEGLGRLRELDLQRNYIFEIEGGALDGLAELRHLNLAYNNLPCVVDFGLTRLRSLNLSHNALEWFLASGAEAAFELEVLDLSHNQLLFFPLLPPRSKLHTLLLRDNNVGFYGDLYNSSAPEEMVAQFLLVDGNVTSVTTVSLWEEFSAGDLSGLHLLDLSQNQLRYLPDGFLEKMPSLSRLNLSRNCLAALRIREREPPGALAELDLSRNRLSELRCGPGPGCLRGLRSLNLSSNQLLGVPAGLFANARQLATVDMSRNPIALCPRPGGAPGCVDFRNAASLRSLALEGCGLGPLRGRAFQGTALTRLDLSGNRGVLNGSTAPLGATAPTLQVLALRDAGLRASHKELDFSRFRSLRDLDLSGNALSSFPSFGASPALRSLDLRRNALTALPQRALAERLPASLRTVYLSQNPYDCCAVHDWAALRRLHAVADLALVTCNLSSRVIRLTELPGGVPQVCKWERVDMGLLYLVLILPSCLTLLVACTVLFLTFRKPLLQVIKSRCHWPSVY; encoded by the exons ATGGAGTTACTGCCCCTCTGGCTCTGCCTGGGTTTTCACTTCTTGACAGTGGAATGGAGGAACAGCAGCGGATCGGTCACGGCCGCTTCCCAAGGGGGCTGTGCCTGG CTGGACGGAGTCGCTGACTGTCGCGGGCGGAACCTCGCTTCGGTGCCCGGCGGGCTGCCGCGCTCCTCGCGGACGCTCGTCCTGGACGGCAACCCGCTCGGGGGCCTGTGGAACGACTCGCTGCAGCCGTACCCGCTGCTGGAGGGGCTCAGCCTGCGCGGCTGCCGCCTGGAGCGCGTGGACCGCGGCGCCCTCCAGCAGCAGGCCCGCCTGCGCAGCCTGGCGCTGCCCGACAACCGGCTCTGCCGCGCCTACGAGGGCGCGGCGGCCGCGCTGCGCGGCCCGCGGGGGCTGCGCCGGCTGGACCTGGCGGGGAACGCGCTGACGGAGACCATGGTGGCCCTGCTGCTGCGCAACCTCTCCTCGCTGGAGGCCGTGTCGCTGGCCAGGAACAGCATCATGAGGCTCGACGACGCCGTCTTCGAGGGCCTGGGCCGCCTCAGGGAGCTGGACCTGCAGAGGAACTACATCTTCGAGATCGAGGGCGGCGCCCTGGACGGCCTGGCCGAGCTGAGGCACCTCAACCTGGCCTACAACAACCTGCCCTGCGTGGTGGACTTCGGCCTCACGCGGCTGCGGTCCCTCAACCTCAGCCACAACGCGCTGGAGTGGTTCCTGGCGTCGGGGGCCGAGGCCGCCTTCGAGCTGGAGGTGCTGGACCTCTCGCACAACCAGCTGCTGTTCTTCCCCCTGCTGCCCCCGCGCAGCAAGCTGCACACGCTGCTGCTGCGGGACAACAACGTGGGCTTCTACGGGGACCTGTACAACAGCTCGGCGCCCGAGGAGATGGTGGCCCAGTTCCTGCTCGTGGACGGCAACGTGACCAGCGTCACCACCGTCAGCCTCTGGGAGGAGTTCTCGGCCGGCGACCTGTCCGGCCTGCACCTGCTGGACCTGAGCCAGAACCAGCTGCGGTACCTGCCGGACGGCTTCCTGGAGAAGATGCCCTCGCTCTCGCGCCTGAACCTCAGCCGCAACTGCCTGGCGGCGCTGCGCATCCGCGAGCGGGAGCCGCCGGGCGCGCTGGCCGAGCTGGACCTGAGCCGGAACCGGCTGTCGGAGCTGCGCTGCGGCCCCGGGCCGGGCTGCCTGCGGGGCCTCCGCTCCCTCAACCTGAGCTCCAACCAGCTCCTGGGGGTCCCCGCCGGCCTCTTCGCCAACGCCAGGCAGCTGGCCACGGTGGACATGAGCCGCAACCCCATCGCGCTGTGCCCGCGGCCGGGCGGCGCCCCGGGCTGCGTGGACTTCCGGAACGCGGCGTCGCTGCGGAGCCTGGCGCTGGAGGGCTGCGGGCTGGGGCCGCTGCGGGGCCGCGCCTTCCAGGGCACCGCGCTCACGCGCCTGGACCTGTCCGGCAACCGCGGGGTGCTGAACGGCAGCACCGCGCCGCTCGGGGCCACGGCGCCCACGCTGCAGGTGCTGGCGCTCCGGGACGCGGGCCTGCGCGCCTCCCACAAGGAGCTGGACTTCTCGCGCTTCCGCAGCCTGAGGGACCTGGACCTGTCGGGCAACGCGCTGAGCAGCTTCCCGAGCTTCGGGGCCAGCCCGGCCCTGCGGAGCCTGGACCTCCGCCGCAACGCGCTCACGGCGCTCCCGCAGAGGGCGCTGGCCGAGCGGCTGCCGGCCAGCCTGCGCACCGTCTACCTCAGCCAGAACCCCTACGACTGCTGCGCGGTGCACGACTGGGCCGCGCTGCGGCGGCTGCACGCCGTCGCCGACCTGGCCCTGGTCACCTGCAACCTCTCCTCCAGGGTCATCCGTCTGACGGAGCTGCCCGGAGGCGTCCCTCAGGTGTGCAAGTGGGAGCGCGTAGACATGGGGCTGCTGTACCTCGTGCTCATCCTCCCCAGCTGCCTCACGCTGCTGGTGGCCTGCACCGTCCTCTTCCTCACTTTCCGCAAGCCTCTGCTGCAGGTGATCAAGAGCCGCTGCCACTGGCCCTCGGTGTACTGA